The sequence TCTTTTTGCAGTGACTGCACTATCAAGCTGTCTAAGGCTTCCAGCTGCTGCATTTCTAGGGTTTGAAAGTGGCGCCTCGCCCTCTTTTCCGCGCTCTGCGTTTAGCAATTCAAAGTCATCTTTTCTTATGACGACTTCGCCACGAATTTCAATGAGCCCTTTGTAGTTAATGCTCTTTAAAACAGAATTTATCGTCCTTGCATTTTGCGTCACATCTTCGCCGGTAACGCCGTCGCCTCTTGTGATCGCCCTAACTAAAACGCCATTTTCATAGAGTAAATTTAGGCTCGCTCCGTCAAATTTTGGCTCAGCGACAAAAGTCAAATTCTCTTTATCGCCACGCTTTAGCCACGCATCAAGCTCGCCAAGACTAAAGATATCCTCCATGCTCCACATGCGCTTTATGTGGCTTGCCTTGCTAAAGCCCTCTTTTACGCCTCCGCCCACTCGCTTAGTCGGCGAAAATAGCGAAATTTCACTGGGATTTGCCCTCTCATATTCAAGCACCGCGTGATATAGCGCGTCATACTCCTCGTCACTTGCAAGTGGCTCGTCCTCGTCGTAGTAGGCCTTTGCCCACGCATTTAGCGTATCTACCGCTTTTTCGTACTCTTGTTTTGTCATTTTTGCTCCAAATTTACACCGCATTTTATCTTAAACATACTTTATAAATGATCCAAATTTAGCTCTATGGCGTCACATAAATGGACATTTTTATAGACCTTTGCTATCTCGTCCCTAGCCCTCATCAGCGCAAAGCCAAGCAAATTTTGCCCTCGCCACTTCATAGGATTTTGCGCATTGTCATCGCTTGCGCCCAAACCTATGCCCCAAATTTTATCAACCGGGCTAGCCTCAACTAAAATTTTGCTCCCAGTTTGAAGTAAAAAGTCTCGCAAAAGGGCATTTTGGCTAAATTTTAGATAGCTCGCATTTAGCACGACGCCAAATTTGACCTCGTCCCAGACCTTAGCGTCAAAGCCTCGCACCTGCCTGCCAAGTGCCTTCATCTGCGCTGGATCTTTGGCGGATAAAATTTGCCCCAAAGCCTCTTTATCGCCAAAACACTGAGCCTTTTTAGCCATCATATATTGCTCAGCGCAAATGTATTTAGCTTCATCCTCACAAAAACTAGAGCCGTACCACTGACTAAGACAGCTTGCGCTTAAATTTGCACTCTTTTGATGTCCCCAAAATAGTAAAAATTTATCCGACTTGCCAGCGTTATAGCGCTTTTTAAGCCACTTTAACTCATATCTAGGCTCTCGCTCCCAAAGGTCGGTAACAAAATCACCCTTGATAAAAAGCGTACTCTCATCAAAGCCTAGCCTCTCATCCCAGTATCCACGCCACGTCGCAGGCTCAGAAAAGAGCTGCTGGTATTCGCGCTGCTCATCTTGGCTGAGTGTTTTTAGCCAGTCATTAAATTTAAACCTATAATCCTCGCCAGCGCCCATCCTCCAGCCGATGGAAAATGGATCTATACTTGGAAATTTGATCCAAGGTGGCGGCAATAAATTTCTCATCTAGCCTCTTTTAGCCCTGCGCCCTACCAAAGCGTGGCTTGGCTCATCGCCTCGTGCATATTAAAAAGCTGCTTGTGCTCGGCCACATCGTGCGTCCTTATGATCTGCGCGCCATTTTCGTAAGCCTTTAGGTGCAGATAAAGTGAGCCTGGCAAGCGCTCCTTGACCTCGCTTTTGTAATAATGATTTATGACTGATTTGCGGCTAGCACCGACTAGCAGTGGGCAGCCAAATTTCAAAAAATGCTCCAAATGCTTAATAAGCAGTAAATTTTGCTCAGCCGTCTTACCAAAGCCAATACCCACGTCAAGCACTATCTTTTTAGCGCCAAGCTCCCTAGCTAGGGCAATCTTTTGCTCAAAAAAGTCTGAAATTTCGCCAATTAGGTCGTTATACTTTGGCGCAATCTGCATGGTAGCAGGATCACCTTGCATGTGCATCATGCAAAACTGGGCATCATATCTTGCAGCAAGCGGGGCTAAATTTGCGTTTGCTGTGATGTCATTTATCATCTTAAAGCCGTGGTTTAGCGCAAATTCTAAGCAATACTCATCAAAGCTATCAAGGCTAAATTTCGCCTTTTCGTGTAAATTTAGCTTGTAAATTTCTTCAATGATATCTTTTATGCGCCTAAACTCCTCCTCGCGTCCGCAATACTCGCTCCCTGGCCTTGAGCTAACGCCACCAAGGTCGATGTATTCAGCACCTGCTTCTATCATCGCTTCGATTTTAGCTATGCCATTTTGCGTATTTATGCGGCTTTGCTCGTTAAAACTATCTCTATTTATATTTGCCACGCCCATTATAAGAGGCTTTGCTGGCTTTATAAATTTAGTCTCTAAAAAACTTGCAAGCTTTTTAAGCCCAAAGTCTTGTAGCTTCTCCTTTTTAGCCAACTGCCTAAGCTGCGCGTTTGTCGCCATTAGCAAGGCTTTGTTTAGACTCTCTTTGCCTAAAATCGTATCATTATGCGTCACTAGCTCGGCGCCGACACTTAGGGCGTCTTGTTTTAGGATATTTGCCGCTGGGGTTTTTATCTCCTCAATAAAAATAAAATTTATCTCGCTCTTTTCGTGCATGAGCTTCGCGCCAGCCGGACTTGGCGAGACGGCCTTGCAAATTTGATCAAAGTCGCTTTTGTTATTTATCTTATAAAATTTCAACGTCGTCCTTTCTCAAAGATAGTAAGCAATAGTGGCGTCAAAACGGCATGAGACTTGGCGTTTAGATCAGCAAGCTTTATTAGCGAGAAAAAATACTCCATCTCCTCGCCGCTAAATTTATACCCACTATCAACCGCCTTTGTCACGATAGCGCCCACAAGCTCTTTTAGCTCGTTTTTGCCAAATTTTTGCGCCTGCTCCTCTGCTATCTTTTGATCGATAAAGCTTGTTAGCTCTTTTAGGCCAAGCGATTTTAAATTTAGCTCAACACTCATTTTTGGCTTTTTGGTGAGCTTGTTTTCTATAAGCATCCTCGATCTGATCGTTGGCAGAAGTAAATTTTTACTCTG is a genomic window of Campylobacter concisus containing:
- a CDS encoding NADAR family protein, producing MRNLLPPPWIKFPSIDPFSIGWRMGAGEDYRFKFNDWLKTLSQDEQREYQQLFSEPATWRGYWDERLGFDESTLFIKGDFVTDLWEREPRYELKWLKKRYNAGKSDKFLLFWGHQKSANLSASCLSQWYGSSFCEDEAKYICAEQYMMAKKAQCFGDKEALGQILSAKDPAQMKALGRQVRGFDAKVWDEVKFGVVLNASYLKFSQNALLRDFLLQTGSKILVEASPVDKIWGIGLGASDDNAQNPMKWRGQNLLGFALMRARDEIAKVYKNVHLCDAIELNLDHL
- the folP gene encoding dihydropteroate synthase encodes the protein MKFYKINNKSDFDQICKAVSPSPAGAKLMHEKSEINFIFIEEIKTPAANILKQDALSVGAELVTHNDTILGKESLNKALLMATNAQLRQLAKKEKLQDFGLKKLASFLETKFIKPAKPLIMGVANINRDSFNEQSRINTQNGIAKIEAMIEAGAEYIDLGGVSSRPGSEYCGREEEFRRIKDIIEEIYKLNLHEKAKFSLDSFDEYCLEFALNHGFKMINDITANANLAPLAARYDAQFCMMHMQGDPATMQIAPKYNDLIGEISDFFEQKIALARELGAKKIVLDVGIGFGKTAEQNLLLIKHLEHFLKFGCPLLVGASRKSVINHYYKSEVKERLPGSLYLHLKAYENGAQIIRTHDVAEHKQLFNMHEAMSQATLW
- a CDS encoding DNA polymerase III subunit delta' → MLNKIVITSDFENLKAKLEAEFGVNNLRFFMSDDFLLENAKEVIAEAYIAEKDEKILVIEAKSFRTEAQNALLKIIEEPPRNIKFIIVTQSKNLLLPTIRSRMLIENKLTKKPKMSVELNLKSLGLKELTSFIDQKIAEEQAQKFGKNELKELVGAIVTKAVDSGYKFSGEEMEYFFSLIKLADLNAKSHAVLTPLLLTIFEKGRR